The following proteins are co-located in the Mycolicibacterium goodii genome:
- a CDS encoding tripartite tricarboxylate transporter permease, whose product MDVHAFLDGFALVVEPHNLLYCLIGVLIGMVIGVLPGLGPAATIAILLPITYTIDPISAIIMLAGIYYGAQYGGTITSVLLRLPGEASSVVTVFDGFALAKQGRAGTALGIAAIGSFVGATISIVGLSLLAPVIAEVALDFGPPEYAALALLGVLLVATIGNGNMLKSLIAAAVGLLLATVGRDSFSGASRFTFDSLQLADGIDFVVVAMGLFGVGEILYNLEQRHGKPHVPAKVGNAWPSRKDLRQSSGAIGRGSVIGFVLGVLPGGGAVLASLVAYATEKKRSKHPERFGKGAVEGVAAPETANNAAATSSFIPLLTIGIPANASMAMLFGALLILGISPGPQLVDEHPDLFWGVINSMYIGNLALLILSIPLVGLFVRILRVRPAILAPITALITLLGVYTINNSVFDIFVMIAFGVVGYLMKKTGFDPGPLVLAFVLGSLVESNVRRSMLIFGGDPTGFVTRPLSGTILAILVAVVAIPVIRHLLRSRAGSPAPGEAPTSVTKV is encoded by the coding sequence ATGGACGTGCACGCATTCCTGGACGGGTTCGCCCTGGTGGTCGAACCCCACAACCTGTTGTACTGCCTCATCGGCGTGCTCATCGGCATGGTGATCGGTGTGCTGCCCGGCCTGGGCCCGGCCGCCACCATCGCGATCCTGCTGCCCATCACCTACACCATCGATCCGATCTCGGCGATCATCATGCTCGCCGGGATCTATTACGGTGCCCAGTACGGCGGCACCATCACCTCGGTGCTGTTGCGACTGCCGGGCGAGGCGTCCTCGGTCGTCACGGTGTTCGACGGGTTCGCGCTCGCCAAGCAGGGCCGGGCCGGAACGGCACTCGGCATCGCCGCCATCGGATCCTTTGTGGGAGCGACGATCTCGATCGTCGGCCTGTCGTTGCTCGCCCCGGTGATCGCCGAGGTGGCGCTCGATTTCGGCCCGCCCGAGTACGCCGCGCTGGCCCTGCTCGGTGTCCTGCTGGTCGCCACGATCGGCAACGGCAACATGCTCAAGTCGTTGATCGCGGCGGCCGTCGGACTGCTGCTCGCGACGGTGGGCCGCGACAGTTTCAGCGGGGCGTCGCGGTTCACGTTCGACAGTCTGCAACTGGCCGACGGCATCGACTTCGTCGTCGTGGCGATGGGCCTGTTCGGTGTCGGCGAGATCCTCTACAACCTCGAACAGCGGCACGGGAAACCGCACGTACCCGCCAAGGTCGGCAACGCGTGGCCGTCGCGCAAGGACCTGCGTCAGTCCTCGGGGGCGATCGGCCGCGGGTCGGTGATCGGGTTCGTGCTCGGTGTGCTGCCCGGCGGCGGTGCGGTGCTGGCCTCGCTGGTCGCCTACGCGACCGAGAAGAAGCGGTCCAAGCATCCCGAGCGGTTCGGCAAGGGCGCCGTCGAGGGCGTCGCCGCGCCCGAGACGGCCAACAACGCCGCGGCCACATCGTCGTTCATCCCGCTGCTCACCATCGGCATCCCCGCGAACGCGTCGATGGCGATGCTGTTCGGCGCGCTGCTGATCCTTGGCATCTCGCCGGGCCCGCAGTTGGTCGACGAACACCCCGACCTGTTCTGGGGCGTCATCAACTCGATGTACATCGGCAACCTCGCCCTGCTGATCCTCAGCATCCCCCTGGTCGGGTTGTTCGTCCGGATCCTGCGGGTGCGCCCGGCGATCCTGGCCCCGATCACGGCGCTGATCACGCTGCTGGGCGTCTACACCATTAACAACTCGGTGTTCGACATCTTCGTGATGATCGCCTTCGGTGTGGTCGGCTACCTGATGAAGAAGACCGGGTTCGATCCCGGCCCGTTGGTGCTGGCGTTCGTGCTGGGCTCGCTCGTGGAGTCCAACGTGCGCCGGTCGATGCTGATCTTCGGTGGTGACCCGACCGGATTCGTCACGCGGCCGCTATCGGGCACGATCCTGGCGATACTCGTTGCGGTGGTGGCGATCCCGGTGATCCGGCACCTGCTGCGCTCGCGCGCCGGGTCACCGGCCCCCGGCGAGGCGCCGACGAGTGTTACCAAGGTGTAG
- a CDS encoding FadR/GntR family transcriptional regulator, which produces MNASLAQRVVAGLKDKIFSGDLPPGHKLPSEAELIDEFGVSRTVVREAVTRLRAEGLVETFQGRGSFVLAVPEPTAFTVESAAIRTHRDVLDMIDFRLGVECEAAALAAARTDDRGRAAVRTALDEFVGAAPEDAVEADFRFHRTIAEVSGNRFYLDLMNSLGPMMIMLPRTRLGDAHSITDAAHAERVRREHDQVAAAVIAGDPDLARAAMRLHLGNTRRRLAGGR; this is translated from the coding sequence GTGAACGCATCGCTGGCCCAGCGGGTGGTGGCAGGGCTGAAGGACAAGATCTTCTCCGGTGACCTGCCACCCGGGCACAAACTGCCCTCCGAGGCCGAGCTGATCGACGAGTTCGGGGTGTCGCGCACCGTCGTCCGCGAGGCGGTGACCCGGCTGCGCGCCGAGGGGCTCGTCGAAACCTTCCAGGGCCGTGGCTCATTCGTGCTCGCGGTCCCGGAGCCCACCGCGTTCACCGTCGAATCCGCGGCGATCCGGACCCACCGCGATGTGCTCGACATGATCGACTTCCGCCTCGGCGTCGAGTGCGAGGCCGCCGCGCTGGCCGCGGCCCGCACCGACGACCGCGGCCGGGCTGCCGTCCGCACCGCGCTCGACGAATTCGTCGGCGCCGCACCGGAAGACGCCGTGGAGGCCGACTTCCGGTTCCACCGCACCATCGCCGAGGTCAGCGGGAACCGGTTCTACCTCGACCTGATGAACTCGCTGGGACCCATGATGATCATGCTGCCGCGCACCCGGCTCGGCGATGCGCATTCGATCACCGATGCCGCGCACGCCGAGCGGGTCCGCCGTGAGCACGATCAGGTGGCGGCCGCGGTGATCGCCGGGGATCCGGATCTCGCCAGGGCCGCCATGCGCCTACACCTTGGTAACACTCGTCGGCGCCTCGCCGGGGGCCGGTGA
- a CDS encoding zinc-binding alcohol dehydrogenase family protein → MTTSMRAIVLDGFGGLDHLVYTDIDKPEPKAGEVVIAIKGFGINHAEMHMRRGEWAEAAPVSGIECVGVVDSCPGGEFPVGAKVAALMGGLGRTINGSYAEYTRVRAANVALIESDLPWSQLAALPETYATAWTCLFRNIGLRSGQTLVIRGATSSFGQAAVKLAVNAGARVIATTRSPERFGLLEDLGVARAEREVPDLSAHLTESGEIDAVLDLVGNSTILDSLDMLRRGGTACLAGWLGGLDPIPDFNPLLRMASGVYLTFFGSFVFGSDGFPLSDVPLQDIARQVEDGRLEAAPSRVFGFDEIREAHRVMEAGEAGGKMVVVLD, encoded by the coding sequence ATGACAACCAGCATGCGCGCCATCGTGCTCGACGGCTTCGGCGGGCTCGACCACTTGGTCTACACCGACATCGACAAGCCCGAACCCAAGGCGGGTGAGGTGGTCATCGCGATCAAGGGCTTCGGCATCAACCACGCCGAGATGCACATGCGCCGCGGCGAATGGGCCGAGGCCGCGCCGGTGAGCGGCATCGAGTGCGTCGGCGTCGTCGACTCCTGTCCGGGCGGCGAGTTCCCGGTGGGCGCGAAGGTGGCCGCACTCATGGGCGGCCTCGGTCGCACCATCAACGGCAGCTACGCCGAGTACACCCGGGTCCGCGCGGCCAACGTGGCGCTCATCGAATCCGATTTGCCCTGGTCACAATTGGCCGCGCTGCCGGAAACCTATGCGACCGCCTGGACGTGCCTGTTCCGCAACATCGGCCTGCGCAGCGGTCAGACCCTGGTGATCCGCGGCGCCACATCGTCGTTCGGTCAGGCCGCCGTCAAGCTCGCGGTCAACGCGGGCGCCCGGGTCATCGCCACCACCCGCAGCCCCGAACGGTTCGGCCTGCTGGAGGATCTCGGCGTGGCCCGCGCCGAACGGGAGGTGCCGGATCTGAGCGCCCACCTCACCGAGAGCGGTGAGATCGACGCGGTACTCGACCTGGTCGGCAACAGCACCATCCTGGACTCCCTCGACATGCTGCGCCGCGGTGGAACCGCCTGTCTGGCAGGGTGGTTGGGCGGCCTGGATCCGATCCCCGACTTCAACCCGTTGCTGCGCATGGCCAGCGGCGTGTACCTTACGTTCTTCGGCAGCTTCGTGTTCGGCAGCGACGGTTTCCCGCTGTCCGATGTGCCGTTGCAGGACATCGCACGCCAGGTCGAGGACGGCCGTCTCGAGGCGGCCCCGTCACGGGTCTTCGGGTTCGACGAGATCCGGGAAGCGCACCGCGTCATGGAAGCCGGGGAAGCCGGCGGCAAGATGGTGGTGGTGCTCGACTGA
- a CDS encoding ABC transporter ATP-binding protein gives MPSASDGELRIKNVAHRYGRGADEVTALGPVDLEVEPGAFLVLVGASGCGKSTLLRLIAGFETPSEGEVVVAGARPTPGVTAGVVFQQPRLFPWRTVGGNIDLALKYARVPGERRAERRAQLLERVGLEGTEKRKIWEISGGQQQRVAIARALAAETPLFLLDEPFAALDALTRERLQEDVRQVSADSGRTTVFVTHSADEAAFLGSRIVVLTRRPGKVALDLPVDLPRTGVDPVELRRSPEFHRLRTEVGEAVKAAAA, from the coding sequence GTGCCATCAGCAAGTGACGGTGAGCTGCGCATCAAGAACGTCGCGCACCGCTACGGCCGCGGAGCCGACGAGGTCACCGCGCTCGGACCGGTCGACCTCGAGGTCGAACCGGGTGCGTTCCTGGTGCTGGTCGGCGCGTCCGGCTGCGGCAAGAGCACACTGCTGCGGCTGATCGCGGGCTTCGAGACCCCGTCGGAAGGCGAGGTCGTGGTGGCCGGCGCCCGCCCGACGCCCGGCGTCACCGCCGGCGTGGTGTTCCAGCAGCCCCGGCTGTTCCCGTGGCGCACCGTCGGCGGCAACATCGACCTCGCCCTCAAATACGCCAGGGTGCCGGGGGAGCGGCGGGCCGAGCGCCGCGCGCAGCTGCTGGAGCGGGTCGGCCTGGAGGGTACCGAGAAGCGCAAGATCTGGGAGATCAGCGGTGGTCAGCAGCAGCGGGTGGCGATCGCCCGTGCCCTGGCCGCCGAGACCCCGCTGTTCCTGCTCGACGAACCCTTCGCCGCCCTCGACGCGCTCACGCGGGAACGGTTGCAGGAGGACGTCCGTCAGGTCAGCGCCGATTCGGGCCGCACCACGGTGTTCGTGACGCACAGCGCCGACGAGGCCGCGTTCCTGGGATCCCGCATCGTGGTGTTGACCCGCAGGCCGGGCAAGGTGGCACTCGATCTTCCGGTCGACCTCCCGCGCACCGGGGTCGATCCGGTGGAACTGCGTCGTTCGCCGGAGTTCCACCGGTTGCGCACCGAGGTGGGTGAGGCCGTCAAGGCCGCCGCGGCGTGA
- a CDS encoding alpha/beta fold hydrolase, whose protein sequence is MNVHHRYATVDGQRLFYREAGPADAPPIVLLHGFPTSSFMFRELIGLLAGNYHVIAPDHLGFGFSDAPSADEFDYTFDALTDLTEGLLTHLGITRYAIYVQDYGAPIGWRLALRHPQAISAIVTQNGNGYVEGFVEDFWTTVWDFHREQTPQTEAAVRAALDHESIKWQYLTGVADETLVSPDTWTHDAAQLARPGNDVIQLKLFADYATNPPLYPALHEYLRSSGVPVLAVWGRNDPIFGPDGARAFEKDAADAEIHLLDGGHFLLETHVDEVAGLIDAFLKRTVS, encoded by the coding sequence ATGAACGTCCATCACCGCTACGCCACCGTCGACGGGCAGCGGCTCTTCTACCGCGAGGCCGGACCGGCCGACGCACCGCCGATCGTGCTGCTGCACGGATTCCCCACCAGCTCGTTCATGTTCCGCGAGCTCATCGGGCTGCTCGCAGGCAACTATCACGTCATCGCGCCCGACCACCTGGGGTTCGGCTTCTCCGACGCACCATCGGCCGACGAATTCGACTACACCTTCGATGCGCTCACCGACCTGACCGAGGGCCTGCTCACCCACCTCGGGATCACCCGCTACGCGATCTACGTCCAGGACTACGGCGCGCCGATCGGCTGGCGCCTGGCGCTGCGGCACCCGCAGGCCATCAGCGCGATCGTGACCCAGAACGGCAACGGATACGTCGAAGGTTTCGTGGAGGACTTCTGGACGACGGTGTGGGATTTCCACCGCGAGCAGACACCGCAGACCGAGGCCGCCGTCCGGGCGGCGCTGGACCACGAGTCGATCAAGTGGCAGTACCTCACCGGCGTCGCCGACGAGACCCTGGTGAGCCCGGACACCTGGACCCACGACGCGGCGCAGCTCGCGCGTCCGGGCAACGACGTCATCCAGCTCAAGCTGTTCGCCGACTACGCGACCAATCCCCCGCTGTACCCGGCGCTGCACGAATATCTGCGCAGCAGTGGGGTTCCCGTGCTCGCGGTGTGGGGCCGCAACGATCCGATCTTCGGACCCGACGGGGCCAGGGCGTTCGAGAAGGACGCCGCCGACGCCGAGATCCACCTGCTCGACGGCGGGCACTTCCTGCTCGAAACCCATGTCGACGAGGTGGCAGGCCTGATCGACGCGTTCCTGAAGAGGACCGTCTCATGA
- a CDS encoding CGNR zinc finger domain-containing protein translates to MDVAVTDRQDEEFLLDLLNSAPVVEGQVRDEFADDDRARAWLQAHGVDDATDLVAVRDLLQDVVRGTRPPTVLAPYLAEVTMRPTMTPDGVSWELGASPAARAVLAWDALRVNSPGRLRACANDECRLFLIDRSKPNTARWCSMAICGNRMKARRHYRRAKGVHTGG, encoded by the coding sequence ATGGACGTGGCCGTCACCGACCGGCAGGACGAGGAGTTCCTGCTCGATCTGCTCAACAGCGCACCGGTGGTGGAAGGGCAGGTGCGCGACGAATTCGCCGACGACGACCGGGCGCGCGCGTGGCTGCAGGCACACGGAGTCGACGACGCCACGGATCTGGTCGCGGTGCGCGACCTGCTTCAGGACGTGGTGCGGGGAACCCGGCCACCGACGGTGCTGGCCCCGTACCTTGCCGAGGTGACGATGCGCCCGACCATGACGCCGGACGGGGTGAGCTGGGAACTCGGGGCGTCGCCCGCCGCGCGGGCCGTGCTGGCGTGGGATGCCCTGCGCGTCAACAGCCCGGGACGGCTACGGGCGTGCGCCAACGACGAGTGCCGGCTGTTCCTGATCGACCGGAGCAAGCCCAACACCGCGCGGTGGTGTTCGATGGCGATCTGCGGTAACCGCATGAAGGCGCGCAGGCATTACCGGCGCGCCAAAGGGGTTCACACCGGGGGATAG
- a CDS encoding haloacid dehalogenase type II, with translation MTGRVLVFDVNETLIDLESLRPHFERVFSDPHVLREWFGQLVMHSMAVTLSGTYTDFFALGQGVLRMLADIHDVTLSDDDVRAIAEGMRTMPAYPDVEEGLQRLRDNGYRLVTLTNSPHSEGATPLENAGLAGYFERQFTVGEHRVFKPSTTLYTHVASALGVEPGQCTMVASHTWDLIGAQSAGYRGALITRPGNAALPAPGIPQPDLIAADLLQLNDFLKRES, from the coding sequence ATGACCGGACGCGTGCTGGTCTTCGACGTCAACGAGACACTCATCGACCTCGAGTCGCTGCGGCCGCACTTCGAGCGCGTCTTCTCCGACCCGCACGTGCTGCGCGAGTGGTTCGGCCAGTTGGTCATGCACTCGATGGCGGTCACGCTCTCGGGCACCTACACCGACTTCTTCGCACTCGGACAGGGTGTGCTGCGGATGCTCGCCGACATCCACGACGTGACGCTCTCCGACGACGATGTGCGTGCGATTGCCGAAGGGATGCGCACCATGCCGGCCTACCCCGATGTCGAAGAAGGCCTGCAGCGGCTGCGCGACAACGGCTATCGCCTTGTCACACTGACCAATTCACCCCACTCCGAAGGCGCGACACCGCTGGAGAACGCCGGGCTGGCCGGCTACTTCGAGCGGCAATTCACCGTGGGCGAGCACCGGGTGTTCAAACCGTCGACGACGCTGTACACCCACGTCGCATCCGCGCTCGGGGTGGAACCCGGCCAGTGCACCATGGTCGCCTCGCACACGTGGGACCTGATCGGCGCGCAGTCCGCCGGATACCGCGGAGCGCTGATCACCCGCCCCGGCAACGCCGCGCTGCCAGCACCCGGAATACCCCAGCCCGATCTCATCGCTGCAGACCTGCTGCAGCTCAACGACTTTCTGAAGAGGGAATCATGA
- a CDS encoding tripartite tricarboxylate transporter substrate binding protein — protein MATPALRRTRLVAAAAATLTAGLVLSGCGGVQNTTGGGGSGGTYPTGTVEMYVGASAGGSSDLISRAVSKGLSDALGASFPVINREGANGALAAAEVAKAKPDGSVIAIQNASLYTITPLAVSPDEVTDINDFDVVYGISRDDYVLVTNPASGYKTMPDLKATTKPVRYGTTGVGTGAQLAAALLFKSADVPSQAVPFDGGAPALTALLGNQIDVAVLQVGEAIENIQSHKLLPLAVFGPERIEYLPDVPTAKEQGLDVEVTQYRFMTVPKGTPQEVQDRIIEGLKATFGTDEYKKFNEQNSLTPLEKPGPEILDQLKADTQRYADLTKQFGIDLRAS, from the coding sequence ATGGCGACACCCGCTCTTCGCCGCACCCGTCTCGTCGCGGCTGCCGCCGCCACCCTTACCGCGGGCCTGGTGCTCAGTGGTTGTGGCGGCGTCCAGAACACCACCGGCGGCGGGGGATCCGGCGGCACCTATCCGACCGGCACCGTGGAGATGTACGTCGGCGCCTCGGCGGGCGGCTCCAGCGACCTGATCAGCCGTGCCGTCTCGAAGGGGCTGAGCGACGCACTCGGCGCCTCGTTCCCGGTGATCAACCGCGAAGGCGCCAACGGGGCCCTCGCGGCCGCCGAGGTCGCCAAGGCCAAACCGGACGGTTCGGTCATCGCCATCCAGAACGCGTCGCTGTACACCATCACCCCGCTCGCCGTGTCACCCGACGAGGTCACCGACATCAACGACTTCGACGTCGTCTACGGCATCTCGCGCGACGACTACGTGCTGGTGACCAACCCGGCCAGCGGCTACAAGACCATGCCGGACCTCAAGGCCACCACCAAACCCGTGCGCTACGGCACCACCGGCGTCGGCACCGGCGCACAATTGGCCGCCGCGCTGCTGTTCAAGTCCGCCGACGTGCCGTCGCAGGCGGTACCGTTCGACGGCGGCGCCCCTGCCCTGACGGCTCTGCTGGGCAACCAGATCGACGTCGCGGTGCTGCAGGTCGGCGAGGCGATCGAGAACATCCAGTCCCACAAGCTGCTGCCGCTCGCGGTGTTCGGTCCCGAACGCATCGAGTACCTGCCCGACGTCCCCACCGCCAAGGAACAGGGCCTGGACGTCGAGGTCACCCAGTACCGCTTCATGACGGTGCCCAAGGGCACCCCGCAGGAGGTCCAGGACCGCATCATCGAGGGCCTCAAGGCCACCTTCGGCACCGACGAGTACAAGAAGTTCAACGAGCAGAACAGCCTGACGCCGCTGGAGAAGCCCGGCCCCGAGATCCTCGACCAGCTCAAGGCGGACACCCAGCGCTACGCCGATCTGACCAAGCAGTTCGGCATCGACCTACGGGCCAGCTGA
- a CDS encoding TetR/AcrR family transcriptional regulator — protein sequence MTSAANNGTSRREELLNVAAKLFAARGYHGTRMDDVAEAVGLNKATVYHYYASKSLILYDIYKSAADFTVEALHDDPTASARETIYHFTRRLLVGIANDLERAAVYFQEGPYIAEWFTEDQVEYIRHAEAQVYEHVRDVIDRGIASGEFYDCDSHVLALGYIGMVLGAYRWLRPHGRRTAEEIAVEFSTALLRGLIRDADVRAQSPLGIDLETGGEDRS from the coding sequence ATGACTTCCGCTGCCAACAACGGAACATCCCGTCGCGAAGAACTACTGAATGTCGCGGCGAAACTGTTCGCAGCCCGCGGTTACCACGGCACCCGGATGGACGACGTCGCAGAGGCCGTCGGCCTGAACAAGGCGACCGTCTACCACTATTACGCGAGCAAGTCGCTGATCCTCTACGACATCTACAAGAGCGCGGCGGACTTCACGGTCGAGGCGCTGCACGACGATCCGACCGCGTCGGCCCGCGAGACCATCTACCACTTCACCCGGCGCCTGCTGGTGGGCATCGCCAACGATCTGGAGCGCGCGGCGGTGTACTTCCAGGAGGGGCCCTACATCGCCGAGTGGTTCACCGAGGACCAGGTCGAGTACATCAGGCACGCCGAGGCGCAGGTGTACGAGCATGTGCGCGATGTGATCGACCGCGGCATCGCCAGCGGCGAGTTCTACGACTGCGACTCGCATGTGCTGGCGCTGGGCTACATCGGCATGGTGCTCGGCGCCTACCGCTGGCTGCGCCCGCACGGTAGGCGCACCGCCGAGGAGATCGCGGTCGAGTTCAGCACCGCACTGCTGCGCGGGCTCATCCGGGACGCGGACGTCCGCGCGCAGTCCCCGCTCGGCATCGACCTCGAGACCGGCGGTGAGGACCGGTCATGA
- a CDS encoding SDR family oxidoreductase, which translates to MSDLFGLDGKVAVVTGGGRGIGLMMARGLLRAGADVYLASRKEAELEAAVAELSPLGRVEAVPADLGTAEGVTALTAALTGREKAIHALFNNAGAAWGAPYEDFPESGFDKVYNVNVKGVFLLTRALTPLLQAGATDDDPARVINTGSIDGIVAPERGRNNFSYSASKAAVHMLTRHLAGELAPRILVNAIAPGLFPSRMTKELLAAGEEAVGSALPLGRVGQPDDIAGISVFLASRASAYITGAVIPVDGGVSTIR; encoded by the coding sequence ATGAGTGACCTGTTCGGCCTCGACGGCAAGGTCGCCGTGGTCACCGGTGGCGGCCGCGGCATCGGTCTGATGATGGCGCGCGGCCTGCTGCGGGCCGGCGCCGATGTGTACCTCGCGAGCCGCAAGGAGGCCGAACTCGAAGCGGCGGTGGCCGAACTGTCCCCGCTCGGCCGGGTCGAGGCGGTGCCCGCCGATCTCGGCACCGCAGAGGGTGTCACGGCGCTGACCGCAGCGCTCACCGGCCGCGAGAAGGCCATCCACGCGCTGTTCAACAACGCGGGTGCGGCCTGGGGCGCGCCCTACGAGGACTTCCCGGAGTCCGGCTTCGACAAGGTCTACAACGTCAACGTCAAGGGCGTCTTCCTGCTGACGCGGGCGCTCACGCCGCTGTTGCAGGCCGGCGCCACCGACGACGATCCGGCCCGGGTGATCAACACCGGCAGCATCGACGGCATCGTCGCGCCCGAGCGGGGCCGCAACAACTTCTCCTACAGTGCCAGCAAAGCGGCGGTGCACATGCTCACACGTCACCTCGCCGGTGAGCTCGCACCGCGCATCCTGGTGAACGCGATCGCGCCCGGGCTCTTCCCGTCGCGCATGACCAAGGAGCTGCTCGCGGCGGGCGAGGAGGCCGTCGGGTCGGCGTTGCCCCTCGGACGGGTCGGCCAGCCCGACGACATCGCCGGTATCTCGGTGTTTCTCGCGAGCCGGGCCAGCGCGTACATCACCGGAGCGGTGATTCCGGTGGACGGTGGTGTCAGCACGATCCGCTGA
- a CDS encoding tripartite tricarboxylate transporter TctB family protein, with product MSDTLADVSAEPEPSPPDVPEEQQPPAGGPLYQTVSAVVGIVVGVGAALLAHGYGLGSLHQPGPGLWPFVVGVVITVLSVLLLLLGRRLTDAEAFTRSSVLAVAGAVTFVGFALLLPLIGFEIPALLLSVIWLRFLGGESWRSTAIVSVLTTAVFYFLFLYGLRIPLPHLISF from the coding sequence ATGAGCGACACCCTGGCCGACGTGTCGGCAGAGCCCGAACCCTCACCCCCCGACGTTCCCGAGGAACAACAGCCACCGGCGGGCGGGCCGCTCTACCAGACCGTTTCGGCCGTGGTCGGGATCGTCGTCGGCGTCGGCGCCGCGCTGCTCGCCCACGGCTACGGGCTCGGTTCCCTGCACCAACCCGGCCCCGGGCTGTGGCCGTTCGTGGTCGGTGTCGTCATCACGGTGCTGTCGGTGCTGCTGCTCCTGCTGGGCCGCAGGCTCACCGACGCCGAGGCGTTCACCCGCAGCAGCGTGCTCGCGGTCGCGGGCGCGGTGACGTTCGTCGGCTTCGCGTTGTTGCTGCCGCTGATCGGGTTCGAGATCCCGGCGCTGCTGTTGAGCGTGATCTGGCTGCGGTTCCTCGGCGGCGAAAGCTGGCGCAGCACAGCGATCGTCAGCGTCCTCACCACCGCCGTGTTCTACTTCCTGTTCCTCTACGGGCTGCGGATCCCGCTGCCGCACCTGATCAGCTTCTGA